One part of the Eublepharis macularius isolate TG4126 chromosome 16, MPM_Emac_v1.0, whole genome shotgun sequence genome encodes these proteins:
- the LOC129344153 gene encoding uncharacterized protein LOC129344153 isoform X2: MAEWVPSNWREEWAEQAAAAMEEKGLTEHEREAAEETMVPFRLESLFPDRVDLAHTVRRNLTAVVEDIEVDMVEKEFLGERPRTSDTERRMEAVGLAHERIQARRDQFWSPTAGKEEEEEEEEIDLLDGGMSPAAFLTATQRGRPHAPEQLREEPGTSTPRPPSPKRVRAFSRVPSFAQVLGRRRGGGVWLDGQLSEWTQGAWGSRLPW; encoded by the exons ATGGCGGAGTGGGTGCCAAGCAACTGGCGTGAGGAGTGGGCGGAGCAGGCGGCCGcggccatggaggaaaaggggctgaCGGAGCACGAGCGGGAGGCGGCGGAGGAGACCATGGTGCCGTTCCGCCTGGAGTCGCTGTTCCCTGACCGTGTCGATCTCGCCCACACGGTCCGCAGGAACTTGACCGCTGTTGTGGAGGACATCGAGGTCGACATGGTGGAGAAGGAGTTTCTGGGCGAGCGACCACGAA CCAGTGACACCGAGCGACGGATGGAGGCTGTGGGGTTGGCCCATGAGAGAATCCAGGCACGCCGGGACCAGTTTTGGA GCCCCACtgcggggaaggaagaggaggaggaggaggaggagattgaccTGCTGGATGGTGGGATGTCTCCTGCCGCCTTTCTCACGGCAACTCAGCGTGGAAGACCGCACGCACCCGAGCAACTCCGCGAAGAGCCTGGGACTTCGACCCCGCGTCCACCCTCGCCAAAAAGAGTGAGGGCATTCTCGCGTGTCCCGAGCTTTGCCCAGGTGCTTGGCCGTcgaaggggggggggcgtctgGCTCGATGGACAGTTGAGTGAATGGACACAGGGGGCCTGGGGTTCCCGCCTGCCATGGTGA
- the LOC129344153 gene encoding uncharacterized protein LOC129344153 isoform X1, translating into MAEWVPSNWREEWAEQAAAAMEEKGLTEHEREAAEETMVPFRLESLFPDRVDLAHTVRRNLTAVVEDIEVDMVEKEFLGERPRTSDTERRMEAVGLAHERIQARRDQFWTGPTAGKEEEEEEEEIDLLDGGMSPAAFLTATQRGRPHAPEQLREEPGTSTPRPPSPKRVRAFSRVPSFAQVLGRRRGGGVWLDGQLSEWTQGAWGSRLPW; encoded by the exons ATGGCGGAGTGGGTGCCAAGCAACTGGCGTGAGGAGTGGGCGGAGCAGGCGGCCGcggccatggaggaaaaggggctgaCGGAGCACGAGCGGGAGGCGGCGGAGGAGACCATGGTGCCGTTCCGCCTGGAGTCGCTGTTCCCTGACCGTGTCGATCTCGCCCACACGGTCCGCAGGAACTTGACCGCTGTTGTGGAGGACATCGAGGTCGACATGGTGGAGAAGGAGTTTCTGGGCGAGCGACCACGAA CCAGTGACACCGAGCGACGGATGGAGGCTGTGGGGTTGGCCCATGAGAGAATCCAGGCACGCCGGGACCAGTTTTGGA CAGGCCCCACtgcggggaaggaagaggaggaggaggaggaggagattgaccTGCTGGATGGTGGGATGTCTCCTGCCGCCTTTCTCACGGCAACTCAGCGTGGAAGACCGCACGCACCCGAGCAACTCCGCGAAGAGCCTGGGACTTCGACCCCGCGTCCACCCTCGCCAAAAAGAGTGAGGGCATTCTCGCGTGTCCCGAGCTTTGCCCAGGTGCTTGGCCGTcgaaggggggggggcgtctgGCTCGATGGACAGTTGAGTGAATGGACACAGGGGGCCTGGGGTTCCCGCCTGCCATGGTGA
- the LOC129344275 gene encoding uncharacterized protein LOC129344275 — MRRATFEYIVGELREDLVRETTHMRDPVPPEEMIAITIWKLATGTTNSATLPAFGRGVSTVCGIFDEVCELIAAKLTEKWICIDYLEDIISGFEERGFPNAWGAVDGTHIEIRSPPFSGDKYINRKGYCSMILQAVVDSDARFLDIFVGFPGRAHDARVLRNSPLFKRLEDGARRPKRPVTLEGVTFDPVIIGDPAYPLRPWLMKPYPAPSTRAQERFNYRLSRARMSVERSFGILKNRWLYLQRPLLVSERLMVAVITTCCILHNICLSRGDIVYGPFPREPLMEPADERPQIPWSEAALTARAVSIRAAISAHFQHGR, encoded by the coding sequence atgcGACGTGCCACGTTCGAGTACATTGTTGGGGAGCTTCGCGAAGATCTCGTCCGCGAGACGACCCACATGCGCGACCCAGTCCCTCCCGAGGAGATGATCGCCATCACCATCTGGAAGCTTGCCACGGGAACCACAAACTCCGCGACACTGCCCGCATTTGGCCGTGGCGTCTCTACCGTCTGCGGGATATTCGACGAGGTCTGCGAGCTCATCGCTGCAAAGCTGACCGAGAAGTGGATCTGCATCGATTACCTCGAGGACATTATCTCCGGGTTCGAGGAGAGGGGATTCCCCAATGCCTGGGGCGCCGTGGACGGGACACACATCGAGATCCGTTCTCCGCCTTTCTCTGGGGACAAGTACATCAACCGCAAGGGATACTGCTCCATGATTCTCCAGGCGGTGGTGGACAGCGATGCACgattcctggacatttttgtgggcttcccGGGAAGGGCGCACGACGCGCGTGTGCTCCGTAACTCGCCCCTTTTCAAGAGACTCGAGGATGGCGCCCGTCGCCCGAAGCGGCCGGTCACTCTGGAGGGGGTCACATTCGACCCGGTAATCATCGGGGACCCCGCCTATCCTCTTCGGCCCTGGCTCATGAAGCCCTATCCGGCGCCATCAACGCGCGCCCAGGAGCGCTTTAACTACAGACTGAGCCGGGCGCGCATGAGTGTGGAACGCTCGTTCGGAATTCTGAAAAATCGCTGGCTTTATTTACAGCGGCCCCTACTTGTCAGCGAGCGCCTCATGGTCGCGGTAATCACCACCTGCTGCATCCTTCACAACATTTGCCTCTCGCGCGGGGACATCGTTTACGGGCCGTTCCCGCGCGAGCCGCTGATGGAGCCCGCGGATGAGCGGCCGCAGATTCCCTGGTCCGAGGCCGCTCTTACCGCGCGGGCAGTATCGATTCGTGCCGCCATAAGTGCGCACTTCCAGCATGGCCGATAA